A stretch of the Streptococcus himalayensis genome encodes the following:
- the tnpB gene encoding IS66 family insertion sequence element accessory protein TnpB (TnpB, as the term is used for proteins encoded by IS66 family insertion elements, is considered an accessory protein, since TnpC, encoded by a neighboring gene, is a DDE family transposase.), giving the protein MSIQLSDLGQVYLVCGKTDMRQGIDSLAYLVKSQFNLDLFSGQVFLFCGGRKDRFKALYWDGQGFWLLYKRFENGKLTWPNDEHEVKALTSEQVDWLMKGFSISPKIKSTKSRDFY; this is encoded by the coding sequence ATGAGCATCCAACTCAGTGATTTAGGGCAGGTCTATCTGGTTTGCGGCAAAACCGATATGCGTCAAGGGATTGATTCGCTGGCTTATCTGGTAAAAAGTCAGTTCAACCTTGATCTCTTTTCTGGTCAAGTTTTTCTCTTCTGTGGCGGCCGCAAAGACCGGTTCAAAGCTCTTTACTGGGACGGACAAGGATTTTGGTTGCTTTACAAACGATTTGAAAACGGCAAACTCACTTGGCCTAATGATGAACATGAGGTCAAAGCCCTAACTTCCGAGCAAGTAGACTGGCTGATGAAGGGATTTTCGATAAGTCCTAAAATAAAATCTACAAAAAGTCGTGATTTCTATTGA
- a CDS encoding IS66-like element short variant transposase, protein MKKNHFLKKTLTYPVETETITYKRKKTKGIRQAVFSQFTPEMVHHELKGEDCTCPDCHGQLKEIGSTVQRQELIFIPAQLKRIDHVQHAYKCQACSEKNLSDKIVKAPVPKAPLAHSFGSASIIAHTIHQKFNLKVPNYRQEEDWNKLGLPITRKEIANWHIKSSQYYFEPIYDLLHEKLLEQPVLHADETSYRVLENDSQLTYYWTFLSGKHEEQGITLYHHDKGRSGLVVKEFLRDYNGYVHCDMWSAYRQLEQAQLVGCWAHVRRKFFEATPKKADRTSLGAKGLAYCDRLFALENDWADLSSEERLHKRQTELAPLMDEFFDWCRNQSILPGSKLGRAIEYSLKYEELFKAVLQDGRLVLSNNVAERAIKSLVMGRKNWLFSQSFEGAEATAIILSLLETAKRHGLDSEKYITYLLEHLPNEESLAKKEVLEAYLPWTERIQNNCK, encoded by the coding sequence TTGAAGAAGAACCACTTCCTGAAGAAGACGCTGACTTACCCAGTTGAAACAGAGACCATCACCTACAAACGCAAGAAAACCAAGGGAATTCGTCAGGCTGTTTTCAGTCAGTTTACTCCAGAGATGGTTCATCATGAACTAAAAGGCGAAGACTGCACTTGTCCAGACTGTCACGGTCAGTTGAAAGAGATTGGTTCAACCGTCCAACGTCAAGAATTAATCTTTATTCCTGCGCAATTGAAGCGGATTGATCATGTCCAACATGCTTACAAATGTCAGGCGTGTAGCGAGAAGAATCTTAGTGATAAGATTGTCAAAGCTCCCGTCCCTAAAGCCCCTTTAGCACATAGCTTTGGGTCAGCCTCCATCATCGCTCATACGATTCATCAGAAATTCAATCTCAAGGTTCCCAACTACCGCCAAGAAGAGGATTGGAACAAGCTTGGCTTGCCAATCACACGGAAGGAAATCGCCAATTGGCACATCAAGTCTAGTCAGTATTATTTCGAGCCGATTTATGACCTTCTGCACGAGAAATTACTAGAACAGCCTGTTCTCCATGCGGATGAGACTTCTTACAGGGTCTTGGAAAATGATAGCCAGTTGACCTATTATTGGACCTTCCTGTCTGGCAAGCATGAAGAACAGGGAATCACTCTTTATCATCACGATAAAGGGCGGAGTGGCTTGGTTGTGAAGGAGTTTCTTAGAGACTATAATGGCTATGTACATTGTGATATGTGGTCTGCCTATAGGCAGTTAGAACAAGCTCAGTTAGTTGGTTGTTGGGCACATGTCAGAAGAAAGTTCTTCGAGGCGACGCCTAAAAAGGCAGACAGGACTTCCTTGGGTGCTAAGGGATTAGCCTATTGCGACCGTCTATTTGCCTTGGAGAATGATTGGGCAGATTTGTCTAGCGAGGAGCGACTACATAAACGCCAGACAGAGTTAGCCCCTTTGATGGATGAGTTCTTCGACTGGTGCCGCAATCAATCTATTTTACCTGGATCAAAACTTGGTCGTGCGATAGAGTATAGCCTTAAGTATGAAGAACTATTCAAGGCAGTTCTTCAAGATGGCCGCTTGGTTCTATCCAACAATGTAGCAGAACGCGCTATTAAGTCCTTGGTCATGGGACGGAAAAATTGGTTGTTTTCCCAAAGTTTTGAGGGAGCTGAAGCAACTGCCATTATCCTGAGTTTACTGGAGACAGCTAAGAGGCATGGGCTTGATTCAGAGAAATACATCACTTATCTTCTGGAACATCTTCCAAACGAGGAGTCACTCGCAAAAAAGGAGGTTCTAGAGGCTTATTTACCGTGGACTGAACGAATTCAGAACAACTGCAAATAG
- a CDS encoding IS66 family transposase translates to MEELLAIIKQQAAVNQQLTNELALLREQVAYLTQKLYGKSSEKVVHQTGQLSLFEEEPLPEEDADLPS, encoded by the coding sequence ATGGAAGAGTTATTAGCCATTATTAAACAACAAGCAGCTGTTAACCAACAACTCACAAATGAACTTGCTCTCCTTCGTGAACAAGTAGCTTATCTGACACAAAAGCTCTATGGCAAGTCATCAGAAAAGGTTGTGCATCAAACTGGTCAGCTAAGTCTCTTTGAAGAAGAACCACTTCCTGAAGAAGACGCTGACTTACCCAGTTGA